tttttgacataaatttAGATAGTTTGCAAATTTCTTGCccgatttttccatttttgtgattttagattacatttggaggattTTTTAGGCTACCTGCAACCTATTAGCCTGCAGATTGAGTATCAATGATGAAGAACATTTTAAGTAGGGGTGCACATTTCCCCCCTCCCCTAGAGCAATGGTGCGCCGCCCCTCAAACACTACAAAGACCCACCCaagagtaaccccccccccccaaaaaaaaaaaattaaaaaatttttgtttttttttgacgGTGTAGTTTGCTCTATAATCTCTCTGAAGTAGGCACCGCTCTTTTAAGCCTCAAAGACGATATATCACAGTTATCTGCCTACTTCAACCTCAAGGGTACAAGGAAATCGCTGTTCTTATTTACCCCCTAGTCTTTGgagtaaatgaaaacaaaatgggGTAAAGGGAAACAAGATTTCATTCACTAACAAGTAGATATTGTCAAGCTATTAGTCAAGTCAAATTTTTTATACCCAGTTACTCTCCGGGAGCATAGAATTGAATGCAACCAGTAAAATGTTATATCTCAATTAACGTAAACGAATGGTAAAAATCTcaagttaaaacattgaaattttgttttccctTACTCGAACTAATCCTGTTTagataataaaactttaaataagacAGACATTTTGGAGGAATAAAgacttattaaaatttattaaattactttaacttttaaGGAATTTTATACCTTTCAACGGCACAGTGCTAAAATAGAAGTTATTTAGTGGTTAATAATTTATTGTGTAAATCAAGCACTTTTAGAGAAGAAAAATGAGTCATTCAACTTTTTTTCCCATTGAAAttagattttctgcagatttccaatttttcttttaaaagaatttaaaaaataaaacccccaTAAAACATGGTCCAACACCTAAAGTGGTAAACAGTGCCCAAAACACTGAGTTTGGTTGCATCATCTTAAGaattagatagttttaagagagccattgatcttcattggggattgtaaattaactaggaccagcctagctgggcccagagcctgtttctgatcgtcacttttgtatttgtatttgacaATTATTGGAAACAAATTTGCGCAGTTTCCTCACCACTCAAGcaaaagtttatgatactctatTCAGGGGTAGATACAGAAATAacctttgaaattgaaaataactctTCTCCATACAATTTTCAGAGCCAAGTTTTCATAAGTttatttctaaatgttttttaagatcCCTTAAGGCCAATTAACCTACTTTCATGTACATAAATTTCTTTGAATGTAGATGCAAAGCATCTTTGACATTTCAAgccaatcacacacacacacacacacacacacacacacacacacacacacaaatactaaAATCTATATAATTTCACCAAGATGCTGTGAAATGAGAGGTTTTAATTAGAAACATTGTAATGATGATTATAACAGGAGAtggcaaagtttttaaataaacccatacttcatattgattttttaaaaatttaatttatattttaactgtataaaatattatgtaattaaGCAAAtaataacttcataacatataagttttattgaagtgTTTAGGAAATATTTCTCAGCCAATTTTAAAGCAATCGCAGTTTAGCTCTTAAAATCAtcatacagttgagataacattttGATACTACGGAACATTTCCATCAATATTACGGTTTTGGCAAGAAACTACCATCTGAGtgctttcattttgcatttctattaagctgaaaaaaaagaatcCATTATTTTGCAAtcagcttcctggatcaaaacaATTCTTCTAGAAACatctacacattttttaaaaaatgattagtatCGATTCTCCCCAAAATAAGAATTAATGGATGAATCATGATATTACAtccccttgaattcgaaaccgaTGCGTTAAATGAGttagttaaattcatttttctgtttAGTCCTCTGACTCCAATATTACTTCTTCAGTagagaaaaatgcttttactcaACAATACTTCGTTTCctttgtattattttgaaaataactaaaaaaaattctttatgttatagagaagtcaattaaaaaataataaatgaaatagttaaattatcTTCTTTAGAGGGTCACTGGTCCCTGTACTCCTCCTAAAATCTGCTGCTGACCCTAATCTAGGGACATATAACTTTGCATTATCCACTGTTAAAATTATGAGTATTTGTAGTGTTACagcagcaatttttaaaactttgtcaaatAATATAAACCTTTCATTTTATAAAGCTTGTGTTGGGGGAATTTTACTCCACCCtctgaaaaattcatttgaaaaaatatttaaaatagatcAATATAGTGACTTTATTTCATTTACCTTTATGTAAAAACGAGGTACTGATATTTTGAACATAAAAACCTTTTAACATTAAGATATTGTAATTTActcattaaaagtataaaattgtCATTTGCACTGGTATGTTTTTTGGTGATTGGGTTGTGCTTGCATTTTTTAcccatacatttaaattatcaataaacaaaacaaattgtaGAATAGGTTGATGGTACCTAACAATGCAGACTAGATTTCTGAAATATGAGTCAAAACTATTTCTAGAACAATGCACCAGCTTAAAGTGTTCATATTTTTAAGGATTTGGCATTAGTTTGGTCCAGTTTTATCGACAACCTTTTGGATTTTAAAGAGTTAATACAGCAGCTCTACATTATATTGTGATTTTtcaggaaacaaaacaaaaaagcaatTATTAGAAAATAGGAAAAAACCAAGTActtaaaaccagggctgtggagttggaggaGAAATAACCAATTCCAGGAGTGTTAAGGCCTCTAACTTAGACTGGCAGAGAAACAGTCTAGCTTAAACTTTACAGAGAAAATGACTGACACCAGctctgactcttgaaattttgaacCTTTGATTCCTGACTCTGATtactttactccaaaatcagtcccgACTGCGACTACACAAGCCTATTTAAAACTTAATGAATTCATCTAATGTATAGGAAATAAAATCATGCGTAAGGATCAACAAAAGATTTAGTTTATTGAAACATTATAGGATGACTCTCTTAACATAAacaataaagtttataaattctcctaaaaaataaataaataaatacacttcTACTCTGCTAAATTGCTCCTAAACTGTCGCAAATTCAGATGAATATAAAACTtcctttttaaacttttactttaagGAAGATAGAAGATGAGGGGTTACTGTGttcttcaaaatatatataaagctGTATAAAATAAGGTCACAATATAATGCAACCAAAGTTTTGTATTACTGACTGTTTtgatacattaaaacattttaatttacataTGAAATACATTGTTAACTTACCTAGCATTGCATAAACAACAGCCAAGAAATAATAGCGATGATTATAAAATCCCACACAGCAACCTGCAAACATACAATGTTGATCCCGCTTTAATATACATTCATCACATACAGGACAGTGATAAGATCGGGGAGGAGAATTTAGCTGACAAAAGTGACAGTATTTCCAATTTGCATGTAATACTGCTGGAAGTGACTTTTGTTTCGCTGACGAGTCGATCTTTTTAAGGTAATATAAATTACCAAGAACATTGACACTCAAAAAACTACCAAACAGAAAATgaataaacacattaaaattgagttCTGGATAATACTGAAAGAGAATAAAGGTTTCCCACACTGTCAAGGCAGGGATTAAAACAGTCATCAAAACAAATAACCCGCGATCCAATTTGTTTTTTGgcaaaatatcatttttgtttAAAGGCAAGGTATATTCTTCATTTATCTCCATGGTATGAACAGAATTTGCACAAAAACCTTTATCTCGATCTAAAAACATTGatataaagcaaaaataaaatcaaacattgcCGAGAAATTTTAGTAAGTATTTAAAGGGACCAGGATAATTTCGCCTGGAAACAAAACAAACTCTAGATTTTTCAGTACAGTTACAGGTTTTActaagggtgcattcggaaacgcggatcggtcgcctcggtgcaaccgcaagcgttcggaaacgcttgcggtggaaccgatgacgtcacttaaccgcgttcggaaacactgcggttgttttctggcggtcgacttggtagcaacctgtggcaccgctgtctggaagcggttagcgagatcacaaacgtcacaaagtctgtgttggccaatccggtcgtatttcatgttttgatcgtaacgcacgtgacttgcctattatgaaagttacgcgttgattggagtgtcgtttgctgctgaactagaactaccgcggtttaaccacgagcgttcggaaacacagctgttctaccagaattcctagagaaattccaaatacgtcataaccacaccggactaaccacgcggttcaaccggtggatcgtttccgaacgcagcctaagggtgcattcggaaacgcggatcggtcgcctcggtgcaaccgcaagcgttcggaaacgcttgcggtggaaccggtgacgtcacttaaccgcgttcggaaacactgcggttgttttctggcggtcgacttggtagcaacctgtggcaccgctgtctggaagcggttagcgagatcacaaacgtcacaaagtctgtgttggccaatccggtcgtatttcatgttttgatcgtaacgcacgtgacttgcctattatgaaagttacgcgttgattggagtgtcgtttgctgctgaactagaactaccgcggtttaaccacgagcgttcggaaacacagctgttctaccagaattcctagagaaattccaaatacgtcataaccacaccggactaaccacgcggttcaaccggtggatcgtttccgaacgcagcctaagggtgcattcggaaacgcggatcggtcgcctcggtgcaaccgcaagcgttcggaaacgcttgcggtggaaccggtgacgtcacttaaccgcgttcggaaacgctgcggttgttctctggcggtcgacttggtagcaacctgtggcaccgctgtctggaagcggttagcgagatcacaaacgtcacaaagtctgtgttggccaatccggtcgtgtttcatgttttgatcgtaacgcacgtgacttgcctattatgaaagttacgctttgattggagtgtcgtttgctgctgaactagaactaccgcggtttaaccacgagcgttcggaaacacagctgttctaccggaattcctagagaaattccaaatacgtcataaccacaccggactaaccacgcggtgtaaccggtggatcgtttccgaacgcagcctaacTACTGAATTGATAAAATTATAgtaaacttttatatttaagaaagaaaaccttttttcgcttattttttatttcaaatggataaaatgtaATTATAAGAGCTCAAAACGGTGGAAAACTGAGCACAGCATTAGTAAACGGGGTAACAAATGTTTTTTCAGTTAAACCCTTCACTGTGAccatagaaaaaaatttattttcatttccaaTACGAAGTGGCTATTGCGCCTTAAATTTTAAGGTCCAATAGCATTCGCTATTGCGCCTGTATCGCATATATACATGTTTTATCGTATCGTAATCGATATGTATGACGTCGTAGAACCATTTTGAAAGTTCCTGACTGTTGGACGTATGTATGTAGCGTGTGtgcaattaattaaattaataagagtattaattgtacaaaatttcgtttaaGTTCGAGCTGCAAAGAAGATTGTGAATTGGGGTCAATTCACAATTCGAttgaaagagaaatttgaagTATGTAggtaatagttttatttattttttttgtttgttgccGGTAACATCGCATTCGTTCCTGAATCTGAATATTGCtatgtaattttaaataaacatacagTTTACGTGTTACTTTTACTATGATGAACAAGTACTCTAGTTTTCTGCACGTTAAGAGCATTTTTATcatgtttttaataacttgttttggTGTGTTTGTTGCTGTGGaattttgtaattgatttttaacctGCCCTCCGATGAGCTAGagacttaaaatttagtttcttttCCCGTATTTGTATCACTAGGCATTTTCCAGAGTGTTCGAAAGTTAGTTAACAGCCATAAAATTGCATGAACGAGCTCTCTTCCATTAATGTTTTGTGTTTCATATCTTTAGAAAGTCCATAAAAATTTACACGTGAGATAAGTTTTTCGTAATTTATGTGATGATGATACGAACgcttcaaatatttatttcaaaatgggtTACTAAGCGACTTTTAAAGGTTTAATGTAAACACAGAAAAAATTTTCTGCGTGCATTGATCTAATCATTGATCTAATTTTGCTTGTACATAGAAATGTagataaaactaaattattttgagGGTTACATTGTTGTTTATAGAGCAATTTATTGTTTAAGCTAATTTTGTCGATTGCATAATTTCACTGGACTCTTAGTCAATTTAATGCCTCTGTCATTGTctgataaaagtatttaaaatgcattGAAACATTTCGGACActctacgaaataaaataaagttctaatacatcatgtttaaaattaacttaaaagtaaaaaatatttctcaaagcttCTTGCTGATACAAAGTCccaaacaagtttaaaaaatctgtttcatttgagtaaaatttccaaattaaaacTGGCGAAATatggtatattttctagaataaaATGATTTATGTATTAAACATTGTTAAAATACTGGTACTTGTTGGCTGAATTATGATTGTAAAACTGAAATCCATTCATATTATTCATATTCTTAACTTCCTGAGTGATAAAACAGTTTCAAGCAATAATTTTTCATGCCAGCTTAACTGCTTTTTGGAGGAATTATGtaattctgaaatttcaaaataactaaattgaatcaccaatttttaaaagatctatcAATCATGCTTGTAATGCTTGAATTACTTTCAGACAAATAATTTGCATGTTTGATTTTCATGGTTTAAGGATgattactgaatttttaaataaaagtgcaaagtaaaaaatatgtgtGCACAAGTAGCAACAACATCAGCTGTTGCTGTGAGCAACAACAAATGCCCCATTTTACAAGTGTACTTATATGTCAAGGATTTTTCATGTTTGGTATATTTGTTTTGattcttgagatttttttcccTGTATGCAGAAAGATGTCCATTGtccaatttgttttaatttattatagtaCTACTTTTTGATGCTTTTCTATATTGTTTGTCTGTGTAATTAGAGTTTATTCCTGGACTGTTATGAAACTTGattctcaacttgaattggttttgtattgtgctatattttgagaattttcctgTAACAAGCAGGCAATGCATTCAATTCTTGAATAATTTTCGTTTtaatgtgtcttacttctaatCTTAATTTTATAAGTCTCTTCTTTATTATGACGCAATTGTagctaagtaattttttttattatagatgGTTCCACTGTAAGTgacaacaaaaaaagttatcGACAATAAGCTATTGCTAACAGCTAGTTAACATTTGAACCTATTTCAATTCCAAACATGTtgagaaacaaaatatattattatctGAATAGGTTGGATACATATTCCGAACTATTATGTGCTAATCCAAACTATCCATTAGCATTGTAATAGGGTTGCATTTAGATTTTACATTAAGTTTTTTCTCCTCTATTAAGTTGTAATGCAACATGTTTATATTTAacagtaaagtaataaatgaTAAATGATTTCTCTAAGCTTCTTGCAGATATAAAGTCCCTCAGAATTTCTTACTAATTGTCTGGAAATTTGTAATTGTGAGTTTTTGatgactataaaaataattaccagtattaaaaaaaaaaaaaaatcatgcacatGTTCtacataacaataattaaaaatgagaaaGCTTAAATCTCTGACTAATTACAAAGCAATAAAATTGATTCTTAAGTTATAATTGCATCAATTGTCTAATGCGAGTGCcttttatttttccttccaaAGCTTCAAGTGTTTTGATTACTATTATAAACTCAAAATCACAAAGTTTTCACAGTCTATtgcaaattctgaaattttattgtgctTTGAATATGCattaaattcgaaggaattatattatttttttagtttgtttcaacattatagtttaactttttattccatcaattcttaaaatttttattctacatgctgttaacttgtttcaaaaaaaaagaatattgaaatTCAATGTTCTACGAGTGATAGTACATAGTTTATTACTATGTAAGCAGTGTGTAACTCACTGCTGGTTCAGGAGGAGGTTGGTTGCCAAGTCCCCCTAATGAATCCTCGCCCTGTACAAAGAGGTATGCAAATTGTTcatttctctcaaatttttaaacattacattttaaaacggctttgcacggtccacctcgaaaatttTTTATGTCAAATGACACGAAGAaggtaaacatttaaaattctacgATTACAgaagaagcctttaaaacaaaacccagaattttatttgttcatattggagaaaaaaaatggcaacagatctttcgtctcaatgattttcttcacgctataaattttaataaaagcattgtgacagaaagttgagatgaagcactgaataattttGTTGAAGTATTTCTGGTGCTAATTTCAAaccacagggttcgtacgcccttgaaaaaccttgaaaagtgcttgaaaaaaaaaagttcattttcatgtgcttgaaaaccttgaaaaagttttaaaaccttgaaaaagtttcttagtgcttaaattctctcaaaaatcaacgaattgtgcttagaagttttaaaaaagtatttcaccaatgcaattttctgaacatgtgttcagtatgcaacatcgcgaaaaattgcttccgtgtttgggatttcaatccttttgcatcttgtaaatattttgatgttttttacaaccgatagatattttgacatatggtaccttagattagtttatcttttgtttaatttaattaattaacaaagaaattaatttggaaaccatgacaacattgaacttactcgggtttcgcggaaaattgctcttgtgtttgaaatttcaatctttttgcatcctgcaaatatttaaatattttggctaatcaaatgttagtttcgcatatgctaccttagattagtatat
This genomic stretch from Uloborus diversus isolate 005 unplaced genomic scaffold, Udiv.v.3.1 scaffold_1255, whole genome shotgun sequence harbors:
- the LOC129232543 gene encoding probable palmitoyltransferase ZDHHC24; this translates as MFLDRDKGFCANSVHTMEINEEYTLPLNKNDILPKNKLDRGLFVLMTVLIPALTVWETFILFQYYPELNFNVFIHFLFGSFLSVNVLGNLYYLKKIDSSAKQKSLPAVLHANWKYCHFCQLNSPPRSYHCPVCDECILKRDQHCMFAGCCVGFYNHRYYFLAVVYAMLGSLCAALFQLPHCLESIGGFHLLPMLSLAAPHISLLFGFLSFYGFICAITQIVLLSAVVLTTYLLIVQIRCISNGQTIHEKKADIRLYDLGLKKNFIQILGMKWFIAIFWPFVSSPIKGDGMQFLTFYDLQEIKNV